In the Helianthus annuus cultivar XRQ/B chromosome 11, HanXRQr2.0-SUNRISE, whole genome shotgun sequence genome, one interval contains:
- the LOC110888851 gene encoding uncharacterized protein LOC110888851, which produces MLKVYPWKGIIRFRKRGKFSPRFIGSFRIVEGIGKVAYRLELPEALSGIHSTFHVSHIRKCLAEETTYIHYDDIEVDNSLNYAVKPIAILDRKVKSLRNKEINQVKVKWEHRKGSGTTWESEEEMQRLCPTIFGT; this is translated from the coding sequence ATGCTAAAGGTATATCCGTGGAAGGGGATTATTCGGTTCAGAAAAAGGGGGAAATTTAGCCCAAGGTTTATTGGGTCATTTAGAATCGTTGAAGGCATTGGTAAGGTCGCATACCGTCTTGAACTACCCGAGGCTctgagtggaattcatagcacattccacgtatcacataTCCGGAAATGTCTAGCCGAAGAAACAACTTATATCCACTACGACGACATTGAGGTGGATAATAGTCTTAACTACGCAGTGAAGCCGATTGCGATTCTAGATCGTAAAGTGAAAAGCTTGAGGAACAAAGAGATTAAccaagtaaaggtcaaatgggagcacagaaaGGGTTCGGGTACCacatgggagtccgaagaggagatgcaacGACTCTGCCCTACAATATTCGGTACGTAA